One region of Quercus lobata isolate SW786 chromosome 2, ValleyOak3.0 Primary Assembly, whole genome shotgun sequence genomic DNA includes:
- the LOC115978229 gene encoding exocyst complex component EXO70B1-like — MENNNHLPDDHTGISPVLEAKDDAEPKLDSEAEEIKNEESQTEESVPHFDLKKASEDIDKFLSSLTSDDVSVEVPELVEKYLDLVEQKLSGEGRAKWCQVPDEDSAFLESLDRVSKLTKSLQELKTEEEKSESRGSLLNRIGGIQQRAMSYLEEEFRFLLEESKTAESESESAEPEAFPGYSDDVVSGLSKIAKQMISGGYESECWQIYIMSRRNAFEESIQRLGFEKYSIDEVQRMNWESLEREIATWIKAFKQCATVYFPGEKTLADRVFSAEFPSISASLFSNLTRGILIQLLNFVEGIAMTKRSAEKLFKFLDIYETLRDTVPAMDGLFQDECENELKTETNTARSRLGEAAIFIFCDLENSIKADTAKTPVPGGAVHPLTRYTMNYLKYACEYKETLEQVFNEHSKIEQIDSTNRPPFEECSHTQQQQQQQHGFMNSMDNENENQTPFAVQLMTVMDLLDTNLEGKAKLYKDVALSNIFMMNNGRYILQKIKGSAEIYSVMGDTWCRKRSSDLRQYHKNYQRETWNKLLGCLNHEGLNPVHGKVAKPVLKERFKSFNQMFDEIHRTQSSWVVSDEQLQSELRVSISAVVIPAYRSFLGRFSQFLDSGRQTEKYIKFQPEDLENYIDELFDGNPMSTARRKP; from the coding sequence ATGGAGAACAACAACCACCTTCCTGACGACCATACCGGCATTTCGCCGGTGCTGGAAGCAAAAGACGACGCAGAGCCAAAACTTGATTCCGAGGCAGAGGAGATCAAGAATGAAGAGTCACAGACTGAAGAATCTGTTCCTCATTTTGACCTCAAGAAAGCTTCCGAGGATATCGACAAGTTTCTGTCGTCTCTGACGAGCGACGACGTTTCGGTGGAGGTTCCTGAGTTGGTGGAGAAATACTTGGATCTCGTGGAGCAGAAACTTTCCGGCGAAGGAAGAGCCAAGTGGTGCCAGGTTCCCGATGAGGACTCGGCTTTTCTCGAGTCTCTGGATCGGGTTTCCAAGCTGACGAAATCGCTTCAGGAACTGAAAACGGAGGAGGAGAAATCGGAGTCTCGTGGCTCTCTGCTCAATCGCATCGGAGGGATTCAACAGCGAGCGATGTCGTATTTGGAAGAGGAGTTTCGGTTTCTTCTCGAGGAATCAAAAACCGCAGAGTCCGAATCCGAATCAGCCGAACCGGAGGCTTTCCCCGGCTACTCCGACGACGTCGTTTCCGGCCTGAGCAAAATAGCGAAGCAAATGATCTCAGGCGGCTACGAGTCCGAGTGCTGGCAAATCTACATAATGTCGAGAAGGAACGCGTTCGAAGAGAGCATCCAGAGGCTAGGGTTCGAGAAATACAGCATCGACGAGGTTCAGAGGATGAACTGGGAATCGCTGGAGCGAGAGATCGCCACGTGGATCAAAGCCTTCAAGCAGTGCGCCACCGTGTACTTTCCCGGCGAGAAAACCCTAGCCGATCGAGTCTTCTCCGCCGAGTTTCCTTCCATCTCCGCCAGCCTCTTCAGCAACCTCACCCGCGGGATTCTCATCCAGCTTCTCAATTTCGTCGAGGGCATCGCCATGACCAAACGCTCCGCCGAGAAACTGTTCAAGTTCCTCGACATCTACGAGACCTTGCGAGACACGGTTCCTGCCATGGACGGTTTGTTTCAGGACGAGTGCGAGAATGAGCTCAAAACAGAGACCAACACCGCTCGGAGCCGCCTCGGCGAGGCGGCGATATTCATATTCTGTGATCTCGAGAACTCAATCAAGGCCGATACAGCGAAAACTCCGGTTCCTGGTGGTGCAGTTCATCCATTGACTCGCTACACGATGAATTACCTAAAGTACGCGTGCGAGTACAAGGAAACGTTGGAGCAAGTATTCAATGAACATTCTAAGATCGAACAAATCGACTCGACAAATCGTCCTCCTTTCGAAGAATGCAGCCATacacaacagcaacaacaacaacaacatggTTTCATGAACAGTATGGACAATGAGAATGAAAACCAAACACCCTTTGCTGTGCAATTGATGACTGTGATGGATTTGTTGGACACCAATCTAGAAGGGAAGGCCAAGCTGTACAAAGACGTTGCATTGAGCAATATCTTCATGATGAACAATGGACGCTATATCTTGCAGAAGATCAAAGGGTCAGCAGAGATCTACTCGGTGATGGGTGACACGTGGTGCCGAAAGCGGTCGTCGGATCTAAGGCAGTACCACAAGAATTACCAGAGAGAGACGTGGAATAAGCTACTGGGTTGTCTAAACCACGAGGGTTTGAACCCTGTCCATGGGAAAGTGGCGAAGCCGGTTCTCAAAGAGAGGTTCAAGAGTTTCAACCAGATGTTCGACGAGATACACAGGACGCAGAGCTCGTGGGTGGTGAGTGACGAGCAGCTTCAGTCGGAGCTTCGGGTTTCGATATCGGCGGTGGTGATACCGGCGTACAGGTCGTTCTTAGGGAGGTTCTCGCAGTTCTTGGACTCAGGGAGACAAACAGAGAAGTACATAAAATTCCAGCCTGAAGATTTAGAGAACTACATTGATGAGCTATTTGATGGAAACCCCATGTCCACGGCTAGAAGGAAACCATAA
- the LOC115976399 gene encoding uncharacterized protein LOC115976399 yields the protein MGLRRRRVRRRSCLIVCAFCIGMGLLMLSLRTVDSPPNPTDVDFPVKLEVQEESSGPVSGGDAEDEVVGKIGGKSETERSCATVEEMGEAFHGGFWNESLRVRRIIQNHFALNGASRVRSLPPEQFCRHGFVMGKSSEAGFGNEMYKVLTGAALSIMLNRSLIIGQTRKKYPFGDYISYSNHTFTLKEVKHLWRHNGCEKKYKRHLIMRTDDFEKPSETNVLCSDWQKWKHPIIWLQGTTDATAAQFFLKNIHPEMRNAASNLFGQPESLQSRANVFGELMKVLISPTKDVEEAVNWVIGGGVDPDISLHMRMLMNRSVRAVRAALNCVRKAIRIRNLMSRPKVVLVSDSPSLVKSIKPDLSEFAEVLHFDFKLFKGNISSGENGLHNSDFRVKDWGPAPRWVAFVDFFLASRAKYAVVSGAHRRVGTTYAQLIAGLAAAYSLEENSTGPSFSFLSSFQGNLLEEGLRLQVGWGHVWNRFAGPLSCRHQPSQCAFTPLLPPAWWEGLWQSPIPRDIRRLAAYGIQLSGFGTVDEDYLQSFCKSRKTVVKTVPFIL from the exons ATGGGATTGAGAAGGAGAAGAGTGAGGAGAAGGTCATGTTTGATTGTGTGTGCGTTTTGCATTGGTATGGGGCTGCTGATGCTTTCTCTGAGAACCGTTGATTCTCCTCCAAATCCAACCGATGTTGATTTTCCAGTGAAGCTCGAAGTTCAAGAAGAGAGCTCGGGTCCCGTGAGCGGTGGCGATGCGGAGGATGAGGTTGTGGGGAAGATAGGAGGAAAGTCGGAGACTGAGAGATCATGCGCCACGGTGGAGGAGATGGGAGAGGCATTTCATGGAGGGTTCTGGAATGAAAGCCTCCGAGTCAGAAGAATTATTCAGAACCACTTTGCTCTAAatg GTGCTTCAAGAGTGCGAAGTCTTCCTCCGGAGCAGTTCTGCAGACATGGTTTTGTGATGGGGAAATCATCTGAGGCAGGTTTTGGAAATGAAATGTACAAGGTCCTAACTGGTGCAGCACTAAGTATAATGTTGAACCGGTCTTTGATCATTGGGCAAACCAG GAAGAAATATCCTTTTGGTGATTACATTTCTTACTCGAACCACACTTTTACCTTGAAAGAAGTCAAGCATCTGTGGAGACACAATGGCtgtgagaaaaaatataaaaggcaTCTGATTATGAGAACTGATGATTTTGAGAAGCCATCTGAAACAAATGTCCTCTGTAGCGATTGGCAGAAATGGAAGCACCCAATCATTTG GTTACAAGGTACCACAGATGCAACGGCAGCtcaatttttcttgaagaaCATACACCCTGAGATGAGGAATGCTGCTTCTAATTTATTTGGACAGCCAGAGTCTCTCCAATCTCGGGCTAACGTGTTTGGGGAGCTGATGAAAGTCCTCATATCTCCTACAAAAGATGTAGAGGAAGCAGTAAATTGGGTTATTGGGGGTGGGGTGGATCCTGATATCTCATTGCACATGCGGATGCTTATGAATAG ATCTGTAAGAGCTGTACGAGCTGCATTGAATTGCGTTAGAAAAGCCATACGCATACGAAACCTCATGTCAAGACCAAAGGTGGTATTAGTGTCAGATAGCCCCTCTCTTGTAAAAAGTATCAAACCAGATTTAAGTGAATTTGCAGAG GTGcttcattttgattttaaacTTTTCAAAGGGAATATATCTAGTGGCGAAAATGGATTGCATAATTCAGATTTTAGGGTGAAGGATTGGGGCCCCGCACCTAGATGGGTCGCATTTGTGGACTTCTTTCTTGCATCACGTGCTAAGTATGCTGTTGTCTCTGGGGCTCACAGGCGTGTTGGGACTACCTATGCTCAGTTAATAGCTGGGCTGGCTGCAGCATACAGTCTTG AGGAGAATTCTACGGGACCAAGTTTTTCATTCTTAAGTAGCTTCCAAGGTAATTTGTTAGAAGAAGGTTTAAGGCTTCAGGTTGGATGGGGACATGTCTGGAACAGATTTGCTGGTCCATTGAGTTGTCGTCACCAGCCCAGTCAATGTGCTTTTACACCGCTTCTGCCTCCAGCATGGTGGGAAGGACTTTGGCAGTCCCCGATTCCACGGGATATCCGTAGGTTGGCTGCCTATGGTATCCAATTATCTGGCTTTGGAACCGTTGATGAAGATTATCTTCAGTCATTCTGTAAGTCAAGAAAAACTGTTGTGAAAACTGTACCATTCATTTTGTAA